The Streptomyces sp. M92 nucleotide sequence CCCCGCGTCGAGTTCCGGACTCTAATCGCCGGTCACCGCTCACCGACGATTCGTCCGGGAAACTTCCCTCGCGCGAGGGAACCGGTGATTCCTGTTACCGCCTCCGGTGTCTCACAGACCTCACCAGTCGCTGCGCGACGATGAACTCGACATGAACTTGCGCACCACGTAGATCAGTCCGCCGACGAGCGCGACGAAGACCAGCAGCTTGAACAGCAGTCCGATCACGAAGCCGACCACGCTGGCGATCAGCCCACCGAACACGACCAGGGCGATGACCGGCACCGCGATCCACTTCACCCACCACGGCAGCCCCGTGAAGATCTCTCGCATCGCCCTCGTCCTTACCTCTCCGCCCGTTCGAGTGCCGGATCCTTCGGCGGCCCGGCAACCGATGGGAACTCCGAATGTCCTGTACTCGATGCTAGGGCCGCGCGAGCCCCGGCAGGGGCTCCGCATCCCTTGTCTCACCCTGACCGATCCCCTAGGGAACCCCGAAGCGCGGACTCAGCTCTCGGGCGGAGAGAAGACCACCAGAACCCGCAGGTCCTCGCTGATGTGGTGGAACTTGTGCGCGACCCCGGCCGGCACGTAGACCACGCTGCCGCGCGCGACCTGGGTGGTCTCCATGCCCACGGTGATCGCGGCCCGGCCGCTGACCACGAAGTACACCTCGTCCTGCGCGTGCGGCTGCTGCGGATCGGAGGTTCCCGCGTCGAGGGCGTACAGACCGACCGACATGTTCCGCTCGCGCAGGAACTGCAGGTAGGCACCGTCGTTGGCGGCGCGCTCCGCCTCCAGTTCGTCCAGCCGGAATGCCTTCATCGCCTCGTCCGCCCCTGCCTCACCGTTCGTTTCCGATCGCGTCTGCCACGATCAGACACATGAAGAATTTCCTAGTCAAGACGATCGCCAACGCGGCCGCCCTCGCGGTCGCCGTGTGGCTGCTCGACAAGATCACGCTGGCCGGGGGCAGCACCGGCGAGAAGGCCCTCACACTGATCGTCGTCGCCCTGATGTTCGGCCTGGTCAACATGCTGGTCAAGCCGATCGTGCAGGTGCTGACCTTCCCGCTGTTCATCCTGACTCTCGGTCTGTTCACGCTGGTGGTCAACGCGCTGATGCTGTTGCTCACGTCGTGGCTGGCCGACAAGCTCGACCTGAGCTTCCACGTCGACGGGTTCTGGACCGCCTTCCTGGGCGGACTGATCATCTCAGTCGTCTCCTGGGCCCTCAACGCGTTCCTGCCCGACAAGGACTGATCCCATGGCCTACCGCGTCTGCTTCGTGTGCACGGGCAACATCTGCCGCTCCCCGATGGCCGAGGCCGTCTTCCACGCACGCGTGGCGGACGCAGGACTGGGCGGCCTGGTCGTGGCCGACAGCGCCGGCACCGGCGGCTGGCACGAGGGCGAGGGCGCCGACCCCCGCACGGTCGACGTCCTCGTGGAGAACGGCTACTCCCTCGACCACACGGCACGGCAGTTCCAGCCGTCCTGGTTCGGACATCTCGACCTCGTCATCGCTCTGGACGCCGGCCACCTGCGGGCGCTGCGCCGCCTCGCTGCCACGGAACAGGACGCGGACAAGGTACGGCTGCTGCGCTCCTACGACCCCGCCGCCGACCACGGTGACCTCGACGTACCCGATCCCTACTACGGGGGCGTGGACGGCTTCCAGGCATGTCTTGAGATGGTGGAGGCGGCGAGCGGCGGACTGCTCGCCGCGGTACACGAGCAGGTGAGAGGACGGGTGGCATGAGCGATTCCGTTGCCGGCGACAGGCACGGTACTGGAGCGGAGTGGCCCCTTCCCGGCGCCGGCGACGGCACGCGTGCCGTTCGGGCCGGGCTGCCGGAGCCAGTCAAGCACGAGCCGACGCTGCCCGGTCCCGTCTTCGCCGCCCACTTCCACCTGCCGGGGGAGCCGACCGGTCCGTACACCTACGGACGCGACGAGAACCCCACCTGGACCCACCTCGAGCGCGCCATCGGCGAACTGGAGGCACCAGGGCAGGACGACGTCGAGACACTCGTGTTCGCCTCGGGCATGGCCGCGATCTCCTCGGTGCTCTTCTCGCAGCTGCGCGCCGGGGACGCGGTCGTCCTGCCCGGCGACGGCTACCAGGCGCTGCCGCTGGCCCGCGCCCAGCTGGAGGCGTACGGCATCGAGGTGCGCACCGCGCCGACCGGCGGGGACGCCCAGCTGGACGTCCTGGACGGGGCGAGGCTGCTGTGGATCGAGACGCCCTCCAACCCGGGGCTGGACGTCTGCGACATCCAACGGCTCGCGGAGGCGGCCCACGCACGCGGCACCCTGGTAGCCGTCGACAACACGCTCGCCACGCCACTCGGTCAGCGCCCGCTGGACCTCGGCGCCGACTTCTCGGTGGCCAGCGGCACCAAGCAGCTCACCGGGCACGGCGACGTCCTCCTGGGCTATGTGGCAGGCCGCGACCGCGAACTGATGGCCGCCGTACGGCGTTGGCGCAAGATCGTCGGCGCGATCCCCGGGCCCATGGAGGCCTGGCTCGCGCACCGCTCGATCGCCACCCTCCAGCTGCGCGTGGACCGGCAGAACGCCACCGCGCTCAAGGTGGCCGAGGCGCTCGGTGCGCGGCCTGAGGTCACCGGCCTGCGCTACCCGGGGCTGCCCGACGACCCCTCGCACAAGATCGCCTCGCAGCAGATGCGGCGCTACGGGTGCGTGGTCTCCTTCACGCTGCCCACGCGCGCGCGTGCCGATCGTTTCCTCGACGCGCTGCGGCTCGTGGAAGGCGCCACCAGCTTCGGTGGCGTACGGTCCACGGCCGAGCGGCGCGGACGCTGGGGCGGCGACGCGGTACCGGAGGGCTTCATCCGTCTCTCGGTCGGCGCCGAGGACCCCGAGGACCTGGTGGCGGACCTGCTGCGCGCGCTCGACTAGTCGGCGGGCTGACCGGCGCCGCCCGGCTCCTCGACAGGCCGACCGGACACGCCGAGCGGTCCGAGCCTCCCCCCTCGTGGCTCGGACCGCCCTTCGGTTCTCGCGCGCGAAGAACCGCGCGACTCAGGCTAGTTGACTCTGTGTCAGTGTCCAATCACAGTAGCGACAGCGACCTATCGACATATTTATAGTTGAGCGCGGCCGGAGGGCCGGTCGAGAACAGAAGAGGGGGCGGCTTCCGTGGATCTGGCCTTGCTGCGCACGTTCGTGACCGTGCACCGGGCCGGTTCCTTCACGCGCGCGGCAGCCCTGCTCGGCCTCTCCCAGCCGGCCGTCACCTCTCAGATCCGCACACTGGAGAGGCAGCTCGGGCGCCCTCTGTTCCTGCGGCAGGCCCGCGGCGTGACCCCGACAACCATTGGCGACGAACTCGCCCACAAAGCCGCGCCCCACCTCGACGCCCTGATGGAGATAGCCGAGACCGGGCCCGACGACGACTCCGCCCTGCGGACCCTGCATCTTGCCGGTCCCCCGGAGTTCACCGCCGAGCGGGCGCTGCCCGCGCTCACGGAGCTCACCGGCGAGGACGGACAGGGCTTCGCCCTGCGCGCCTCGTTCGGCAACGCCGAGGAGGCCCTGGAGGGGCTGGCCGCCGGGCATCACGATCTGGCCATCGGTACGGCCCGGCCGCGCGGGGCGCTGCTCACGGCGACGCCGCTCTGCGATGAGGAGCACGTCCTGGTAGCCGCTCCCCACTGGGCTGAGCGGGCCGTTCCCGGGCAGCCCCGCCGCACCGCCGCACCCGATCTGGAGCACATCCCCGTCGTTGAGGTGCACGAGTCGCTGCCCTTCGTCGCCCGCTACTGGGCATCCGTCTTCGACGCCCGCCCGGCGGCCCCGGCCACGGTCGTCGCTCCCGACCTGCGTGCGGTGCTCGCCTGTACGGTCGCCGGCGCCGGGCTCGCCGTACTGCCCCGCTACCTGTGCGCCGAAGCGCTGGAGCGCGGTGAGGCAGTCGCCCTGCACGACCCAGCGGTGCCACCTCTGCGGACGTATTTCCTGGTGGTGCGTACCGGCACACTCGCGATGCCGCACGTCGCCCGGGCCCATGAGTGGCTGCTGCGCGCGGCCGCCGACTGGAGCTGAGCCGTCGGTCCGGGCCGGTTGACGCCCTCGATGTTTCACGTGGAACCAGCCGGGCCACATTTCCTCCATGACCGTCCGACCCGTGGTCAAGCGCACCGCCCGCGCCGTTCTACTGGACGACGGCGCCCTGATTCTGATCAAGCGCACCAAGCCCGGCGTCGATCCCTACTGGGTCACTCCCGGAGGCGGTGTCGAGCCCGGCGACACCACCGTCGTGGACGCCCTGCACCGCGAGGTGCACGAGGAACTGGGCGCCAAGATCACCGACGTGGTCCCGTGTTTCGTGGACACGGTGGAACACATCGGCGAGGACGGTGGGGCGACCGGTGTGAAGGTGCAGCACTTCTTCGTCTGTCGGCTGGAGTCCATGGACCCGTCCCTGCGGCACGGCCCCGAGGTCGACGAGCCCGCCGGGGAGTACGAGATCGTCCGGGTGCCCTTCACCAGGGTCGGGATCGCCTCCGTGCATCTCGTACCGCTCTCGCTCCGGCACTATCTCGACGGCAACATCGAGGGCGTGCGCGCCATGCTCGCCCCCGACCTCGGCTGACCCCGGAGGCGTCCGGGATGGCCAAAAGCTCGTGTGTTCCACGGAAAGTGGTGGACGCCGACGGCTGCCGTCGGACAGCCTGACCTGCGTGTCGACACCTTCCCTCGCCTCGCTGCCGATCCGCCGCCTGACGTTCCGCGATCTCACCGCCTGCGCCGACCTGTCCGAGGACCGGGGGTGGCCCCGTGAGGAACACAAGTGGTCCTTCCTCCTCACGGCCGGGAACGCGTACGGCATCGACGATCCCGGCGGCGGCCTCGTCAGTGCCTGCGCCGTCACCGAGTACGGGCCGCACGGACGCCCCTGTCTCGCCGCCATCGGCATGGTGCTGGTCGCGGAGCGGCACGCCCGCCAGGGCGTCGGGCGCCGGCTGATGCGCCACGTCGTCAACGCCCTGGGCACCACCCCGCTGACGCTCCACGCCACTCCCTACGGGCGGCCCCTCTACGAGGAGCTCGGTTTCAAGACCACCGGCCGGGCGGAGATGGTGCGCGGGCATTTCGTGCCCGCCGGGAGCGAGCCCGCGGTCCCCACGCGCGCGGCCACGGCCGAGGATCTCGCCGCGATCCTCCGGCTCGACGAGGAGGTGTTCGGCGCCGACCGCACGCACATCCTCACGCGGTTGCCCGCCTTCGCCGATCAGCTCCGGGTCGCCGAGGACGGCGGACGACTCATCGGATACGCCGCCGCCTGGCCCAACATGGACACCCACGTCGTGGGCCCGCTGATCGCCCGTGACACCGAGACGGCCAAGGCGCTGCTGGCCTCCCTCGCCGCCCGCACCGACCGCCCGCTGCGCACGGACATCGACGTACGGCACGAAGAGCTGCTGGCCTGGGTGAAGGAGCACGGTCTCTCCTCCCTCACCACCAACGCGGTCATGACGTACGGCATCACGGAGTTGCCCGGAGACTGGCAGCGGCGGTTCGCTCCCCTGACGGTTGCGGCGGGCTGACCCCGTTCGCACGGCGAGGCCGGCCCCGGTGAGGTTCCGGGGACCGGCCTCGTGGCCCACGGCTGCCGTCAGGCAAGTTTCGTCACGGCGGCCGTGGCGAAGGCGTGGTCCTGCTCGGGGGCTCCGCCGCCGACGCCGAGCGCGCCGATCAGCCGGCCGTCGCGGTGCACGGGAACGCCGCCCGCGATGAACAGCAGCGGCCGGTCGAGCGCGGTCGGCAGGGTGTGGAAGAGGCCCCCGGGCTGAACGGCGTCGACGAGGTCGGCGGTGGGTGCGTCCAGCTGGAGCGCCGTGTAGGCCTTGCGGGTGCTGGTCTCCCCGGAGATCAGCACGGCCCGGTCGTCGCGCCGGAAGGCCAGGAGGTGGCCGCCCGCGTCGAGGACGGTGACGCTGACGGCGATCCCGGCGGCCTCCGCGGCGCGTTGGGCGGCGGTGACGAGGGCTTCGGCATCCTGGATGGTCAGCGGGGCGACGGCGGTGGTGGTCATTGCGGTTCTCCTTGGGGGTGCTGAGTGGTACGTGCCTCGGGTGCTGCCGAGGCGAGGGGGGCGCATGGGTGCGGGGACGGTCCGCGCCCCGCGATCCGGCGGCCGCGATCGTTCAGCGGTGTACGGCGGGGGCCCGCTGTTCGACGGGGACGGACCCCGCGACGACGGCGCCGGCGGCGGGCTCGCGCCGCTCGAGGGCGGCCGAGAGGAGGGCGAGGAGCAGGGCGGCCGCGGCGAGCGCGGCACCGACCCAGTTGGGGGCGGTGTAGCCGAAGCCTGCGGCGATGACGACGCCGCCGAGCCAGGCGGAGAGCGCGTTGCCGAGGTTGAAGGCGCCGATATTCACCGCCGACGCCAGCGTCGGCGCGCCGTGCGCATGGTCCAGGACGCGCTTCTGCAGCGGCGGGACGGTGGCGAAGCCGAGGGCTCCGATCAGGAAGACGGTCACGGCGGACGCGGTCTTGTCGTGCGCGGTGAGCGTGAAGAGGGCGAGGACGACGGCCAGCGCGCCCAGGGAGATGTACAGCAGGGGCATCAGGGCGCGGTCGGCGAACTTGCCGCCCACGAGGTTGCCTCCGACCATGCCGAGGCCGAAGAGGACCAGCAGCCAGGTGACCGAGCCGTCGGCGAAACCCGCGACGTGGGTCATCATCGGCGCGATGTAGGTGATGGCTGCGAAGACGCCCCCGAAGCCGAGCACGGTCATGGCCATCGCGAGCAGGACCTGGACGTTGCCGAACGCGGCCAGTTCGTGGCGCAGGCGCACGCCTTCCGCCCTGGGCATGTCCGGGACCAGCTTGGCGACACCGGCCAGGCCGACGACGCCGAGAGCGGCGACGACCGCGAAGGTGACGCGCCAGCCGGCGGTCTGGCCGATCAGGGTGCCCAGTGGCACGCCCACGACGTTGGCGACGGTCAGCCCGGTGAACATCATCGCGATCGCGCCGGCCTTCTTGTGCGGGGCGACCAAATCGGCCGCGACGACCGAGCCGATGCCGAAGAAGGCTCCGTGGGCGAGGGAAGCGACGACCCGACCGGCCAGCATGACGGAGAAGGCGGGGGCGAGGGCGGAGAGCAGGTTGCCGACGATGAACAGGCCCATCAGCAGCATCAGCATCCGCTTGCGCGGAACCTTGGTGCCGAGCACGGTCATCAGCGGGGCACCGAACATCACGCCGAGCGCATACCCGGTCACCAGGAAACCGGCGGTGGGGATGGAGACCCCGTAGTCGTTCGCGACCTCGGGCAGCAAGCCCATGATCACGAACTCAGTGGTTCCGATACCGAAGGCCCCGATCGCGAGGGCCAGAAGCGCGAGAGGCATGGAGGGGTTACCTTCCCAGGAATTGCAGGAGCGCTTTACAGGCGCCAACAATAATTGCAGACGCGGGTTATTTGCAAGCGCTGGCAATCGCGATACTGGTCTACCCTGGTCCCAGCCGCTCCGGGACGGAGGAAACACATGACAGCGACGGACCCCGCGCTCACCGCCCTCTCCCAGGGCTGGTGCGCCCTCTCCCTGCTGCACGGGAGGATCGAGGCCCACATCGAGCGCGCGCTGCAGGCCGGACACGACCTGAGTGTCCGTGAGTACTCGCTGCTCGAGGTGCTCAGCCGACAGCACGACGGCGACGGCGGGCACCTGCAGATGAAGCAGGTCGCGGACGCCGTGGTCCTCAGCCAGAGCGCTACCACGCGCCTGGTCACCCGGCTCGAGGACCGGGGGCTGCTCGAGCGCTACCTGTGCCCCACCGACCGTCGCGGCATCTACACCAATGTCACCGCGGCCGGCCTGAAGCTGTTGGACGAGGCACGGCCCACCAATGACGCCGCCCTGCGCGAGGCTCTCGACGAGGCCGCCGGGAACCCCGACCTGGCTCCGCTGGTCCGCGTCGTCGAGACGCTCAAAACACCAGTGCCCGCCTGACCTTCCCTGCGTAGGGTGCGGCCATGGCAGATCTTGAGATACGACCCACCACCGAGGCCGACCTTCCTGCGATCGTCGGGATGCTCGCCGACGACCCCCTGGGCGCCCGACGCGAGTCGCCCGACGACCTGAGCCCGTACCTGGCCGCGTTCCAACGGCTCAGCGCCGACCCGAACCAGCACGTGATCGTCGCCGTCCGCGACGGCCGGGTGGTCGGCACGCTGCAGCTGACGATCGTGCCCGGCCTGTCCCGACGCGGCGCCACCCGGTCGGTCATCGAAGGTGTTCGGGTCCACGCCGACGAGCGCGGCGGCGGCCTGGGCACACAGCTCATCGAGTGGGCCGTCGACGAATCCCGTCGACAGGGGTGCCAGCTGGTACAGCTCACTTCCGACAAGACCCGCACCGATGCGCACCGCTTCTACGAGCGTCTCGGTTTCTCGGCCTCGCACACGGGTTTCAAGCTCCAGCTCTGACACGGTGGCTCTGTTTCACGTGAAACAGAGCCACCCGGCGAGGCGCGCGAGTTGCCTAGCCGATCCCGCGCCATCCCTCCTGATCCACCCCTCCCGGCACAGGCGCCCCCTCGTCATACGGCTGACGCGTGAACACGAACGACCCGAGGTCCAGGTGACTCACGGTCCCGTCCGGCCGTCGTATGGCTCGCAGCGACTCCCCGGCGTAGTAGCCCTCCAGTCCGGTCCACGTGCCGTCACCGTTCGCCCGGAAGCGCGAGCGCCGGCCGACGCCCGACAACGGCTCCAGCGAGACCCCCTGGTCGGACGTCAGCCGCAGGGCGAAGGCGTGCGTGCCCCAGTACCACTGGCCGGCCAGCTCCAGGACGGATGCGTCGACGTCCGAAAGCGGCTGCCACGGTTCAGGGATCCTGGGCTCCGCCTCGGCGACCACACGCACGAGGTCGGCGCCGACTCCGGCGAGCAGCGGCCCGGACGTGCAGTTGGCCAGTACCACCGCGGCCACGTCGTCCTCCACGCTGATCGTGAGGTTGGCCAGGAAACCGGGGAGCGACCCGGAGTGCCCGACGAGCAGCCGCCCGTCCCGGTGCTGGATCTGAAGCCCCAGACCGTACGCCGCCCCGTCCGCGACATCGGCGGCCTCCATCGGCGCCGCCGGCCCGCGCATCTCCCGCACGGACTCGTGACTCAGCACCCTGTCGTCCCCCTTCACCAGGAAGACGGCGAACCGGGCCAGGTCACCGGTGGTGGACCAGAGCTGACCGGCCGGGGCCATCCGCCCGAGATCCTCAGCGGGCTCCGCCAGCATCACGTCGGCCCATGGATGCACGGCCCAGCCGCCGGCGTGCGGTGCCCGGGGATGCCGGGACGTCCGGTCCAGGCCCAGCGGCTCCAGTACCTCCTGCCGCAACACCTCTTCCCACGAAGCACCGCGCAGCTTCTCCACCAGGGCGCCGAGCACCGTGTATCCGGGGTTGGAGTAGTGGTGCCGACGGCCCACCGGATGGAGGAGTGGCTGCCTGCCCAGCACATCGGCGAGCTCGGGGCGCAGCGAGCCCGGCGTCCGTTCCCACCACGGCGCGGGCGACTCGGCGGCCAGACCGCCGGAGTGGGCCAGCAACTCGGCGATCGTGGCCTCTCCCGCCCCCGTGCCCGGCAGATGCTTCTCCAGCGGATCGCCGAGATCGAGCGCGCCCTCGTCACGCAGCCGAAGCACCAGCACAGCGGTGAACGTCTTGGTGATCGAGCCGATCCGGTACTGCACGTTCTCGTCCGGTCCGTGACCGTCCACCGAGGTCCGCGCACCGTGCCACACGGGCCGGCCGTCCCGGACGACCGCGGCGACGAGCGACGGCGCACGCCCCTCCGTCTGGGCCACGGCGATCCGGTGCAACAGCGCCCGGCGGGTTGCGGGAAGGAGCTCTTCCTGAGGTGTCGTCATGCCCTCAGTTCACCGGTCGGGGCCTCACACGTCGAACCGATTTCCGCGTGCCGTGGGGATCAGGTCTGCGCCATGTCCACGAAACGCGAGTAGTGGCCCTGGAAGGCAACCGTGATCGTGGCCGTCGGACCGTTACGGTGCTTGGCCACGATCAGGTCGGCCTCGCCTGCGCGCGGCGACTCCTTCTCGTAGGCGTCCTCGCGGTGCAGCAGGATGACCATGTCGGCATCCTGCTCGATGGACCCGGACTCACGCAGGTCGGAGACCATCGGCTTCTTGTCGGTGCGCTGCTCGGGGCCACGGTTCAACTGGGAGAGCGCGATGACCGGGATCTCCAGTTCCTTGGCCAGGAGCTTCAGGTTGCGGGACATGTCCGAGACTTCCTGCTGACGGCTCTCGGCACGCTTGGATCCGCCGGACTGCATCAGTTGGAGGTAGTCGATGACGACCAGCTTGAGGTCGTTGCGCTGTTTGAGCCGGCGGCACTTGGCACGGATCTCCATCATCGACAGGTTCGGGGAGTCGTCGATGTAGAGAGGGGCCGCCGAGACGTCCGGCATCCGGCGGGCCAGCCGGGTCCAGTCGTCGTCCGTCATGGTGCCGGAGCGCATGTGGTGGAGCGCGACGCGAGCCTCGGCGGACAGCAGGCGCATCGCGATCTCGTTGCGCCCCATTTCGAGCGAGAAGATGACGCTCGGAAGGTTGTTCTTGATCGACGCGGCCCGCGCGAAGTCCAGCGCCAGTGTGGACTTGCCCATCGCGGGACGTGCGGCGATGACGATCATCTGGCCCGGGTGCAGACCGTTGGTCAGGGAGTCGAAGTCCGTGAAGCCGGTCGGCACACCGGTCATCTCGCCGCTGCGCGAGCCGATCGCCTCGATCTCGTCGAGCGCGCCCTCCATGATGTCGCCGAGCGGCAGGTAGTCCTCGCTGGTGCGCTGCTCGGTGACGGCGTAGATCTCGGCCTGGGCGCGATTGACGATCTCGTCGACGTCGTCGTCGGCCGCGTATCCCATCTGGGTGATCCGCGTACCTGCCTCCACCAGGCGGCGCAGCACGGCCCGCTCGTGCACGATCTCCGCGTAGTAGGCGGCGTTCGCGGCCGTCGGCACGGTCTGGACGAGGGTGTGCAGGTAGGAGGCACCGCCGACCTTGTTGATCTCACCGCGCTTGGTGAGCTCGGCCGCGATGGTGATGGGGTCGGCCGGCTCGCCCTTGGCATAGACGTCGAGGATGGCCTGGTAGACCGTCTCGTGGGCCGGCTTGTAGAAGTCGTGGCCCTTGAGGATCTCCACGACGTCGGCGATGGCGTCCTTGGACAGGAGCATGCCACCGAGGACGGACTGCTCGGCGTCCAGATCTTGCGGGGGCAGCCGCTCGAACGAGGGCCCGCCGCCGTCCCAGGCACCGGCACCGCCGTCCGGACCGCGCTCGTGCTGCTCGTCGCGTCCGCGGCCGCTGTCACTCCGGCGGCGGGAAGCCGGCAGACGATCACTGGGACCGCTGTCGGCCCACGGGTCGTCCAAGGGCTCGGAAATACTCACCGAGCCACCTCCTCCCGTCCGCCGAGCGGACCCTCGCCGTGCCCTCATTTCTACGGCACGACACTGACAAATAAGACGCCCAACTCCGGTTCTGGCGCGTCGGTTTTATGAGGGTTCACAAGCCGGCGGACGGAGCGGGCGCCGGACAACCGTAGGCCTGTCGGCAGCGTCAGCCAATCTGGTTATCCACAGGCCATGTGGAAGACGGGCCAGATGCTGTGGAGAACTCCCCGAAACCTGTGCACGACCCGGTGGACAGGCCTGTGAACAAGCCCTCGCCCCTCCTGAGAAAACGCCGCTGATCTGCGCCTTTGCAGCCCGCGCCCTGTGCAGAAGAAAAACTTTCTCACTCAAGCCATGATCGTCTCGAACGCCGCCGGGACGTACGCCCGACGAGGCACGAGGTAAGGGTCACAAAAGCTTTGCATCTCTTACCTGTGGACGATTAGATTGGTGCTCATGACACAGGCTTCCGAGCGCTCCCGGACCGATCGGCGTCGGCACGACCGCGAGATCATCGCGCTGGCCGTTCCGGCCTTCGGCGCGCTCGTCGCCGAGCCCCTCTTCGTCATGGCCGACAGTGCGATCGTCGGCCACCTCGGCACCGCGCAACTCGCCGGGCTCGGCATCGCCTCCGCCTTGCTGACGACGGCCGTCAGCGTCTTCGTGTTCCTCGCCTACGCCACGACGGCGGCAGTCTCCCGCCGCGTCGGCGCGGGCGATCTGCAATCCGCGATCCGCCAGGGCATGGACGGCATCTGGCTGGCACTCCTGCTCGGCGCCGCGGTCATCGCCGTCGTCCTGCCCACCGCGCCCTCCCTCGTGGAACTCTTCGGCGCTTCCGACACCGCGGCCCCGTACGCCATCACCTACCTGCGGATCTCCGCTCTCGGCATCCCGGCAATGCTCGTCGTGCTGGCCGCGACCGGTGTCCTACGAGGGCTGCAGAACACCCGGACCCCGCTCTACGTGGCCGTGGGCGGCTTCCTCACCAACGCCGTCCTCAACGTCGTACTCGTCTACGGCGCCGGTCTGGGTATCGCCGGCTCCGCCTGGGGCACCGTCATCGCCCAGTGCGGAATGGCCGCGGTGTACCTCTGGGTGGTGATCCGTGGAGCACATCGGCACGGCGCCTCCCTGCGCCCGGACATCACCGGCATCAAGGCCTCCGCCCAGGCAGGAGTCCCGCTGCTGGTGCGCACCCTCTCGCTGCGGGCCATCCTCATGATCGCCACGGCCGTGGCGGCTCGCCTCGGCGACGCCGACATCGCGGCCCACCAGATCATCCTGTCGCTGTGGAGCCTGCTCGCCTTCGCCCTCGACGCGATCGCCATCGCGGGGCAAGCCATCATCGGACGCTATCTGGGAGCTGGTGACACCCAGGGTGCCCGCGATGCCTGTCGGAGGATGGTGGAGTGGGGTGTCGCGGTCGGAGTCGTCCTGGGTCTGCTCGTGGTGCTGTCCCGCCCGGCGTTCCTGCCCCTCTTCACCGGCGACTCCGCGGTCAAGGACGCCGCCTTGCCCGCCCTGGTGATCGTGGCTGCGTCGCAGCCGGTCTGCGGAGTGGTCTACGTACTGGACGGCGTCCTCATGGGAGCCGGAGACGGCCCCTACCTGGCCTGGGCCATGCTGCTCACCTTGGCGGTCTTCACTCCGGCAGCCCTGCTGGTCCCGGCGTTCGGCGGTGGCCTCACCGCGCTGTGGGCGGCCATGACGCTGATGATGACGATGCGCCTGGTGACCCTGTGGCTGCGCACGCGGTCGGGCCGCTGGATCGTCACCGGTGCGACGCGCTGAGCGTT carries:
- a CDS encoding serine hydrolase domain-containing protein; amino-acid sequence: MTTPQEELLPATRRALLHRIAVAQTEGRAPSLVAAVVRDGRPVWHGARTSVDGHGPDENVQYRIGSITKTFTAVLVLRLRDEGALDLGDPLEKHLPGTGAGEATIAELLAHSGGLAAESPAPWWERTPGSLRPELADVLGRQPLLHPVGRRHHYSNPGYTVLGALVEKLRGASWEEVLRQEVLEPLGLDRTSRHPRAPHAGGWAVHPWADVMLAEPAEDLGRMAPAGQLWSTTGDLARFAVFLVKGDDRVLSHESVREMRGPAAPMEAADVADGAAYGLGLQIQHRDGRLLVGHSGSLPGFLANLTISVEDDVAAVVLANCTSGPLLAGVGADLVRVVAEAEPRIPEPWQPLSDVDASVLELAGQWYWGTHAFALRLTSDQGVSLEPLSGVGRRSRFRANGDGTWTGLEGYYAGESLRAIRRPDGTVSHLDLGSFVFTRQPYDEGAPVPGGVDQEGWRGIG
- a CDS encoding GNAT family N-acetyltransferase, with amino-acid sequence MADLEIRPTTEADLPAIVGMLADDPLGARRESPDDLSPYLAAFQRLSADPNQHVIVAVRDGRVVGTLQLTIVPGLSRRGATRSVIEGVRVHADERGGGLGTQLIEWAVDESRRQGCQLVQLTSDKTRTDAHRFYERLGFSASHTGFKLQL
- the dnaB gene encoding replicative DNA helicase — its product is MSISEPLDDPWADSGPSDRLPASRRRSDSGRGRDEQHERGPDGGAGAWDGGGPSFERLPPQDLDAEQSVLGGMLLSKDAIADVVEILKGHDFYKPAHETVYQAILDVYAKGEPADPITIAAELTKRGEINKVGGASYLHTLVQTVPTAANAAYYAEIVHERAVLRRLVEAGTRITQMGYAADDDVDEIVNRAQAEIYAVTEQRTSEDYLPLGDIMEGALDEIEAIGSRSGEMTGVPTGFTDFDSLTNGLHPGQMIVIAARPAMGKSTLALDFARAASIKNNLPSVIFSLEMGRNEIAMRLLSAEARVALHHMRSGTMTDDDWTRLARRMPDVSAAPLYIDDSPNLSMMEIRAKCRRLKQRNDLKLVVIDYLQLMQSGGSKRAESRQQEVSDMSRNLKLLAKELEIPVIALSQLNRGPEQRTDKKPMVSDLRESGSIEQDADMVILLHREDAYEKESPRAGEADLIVAKHRNGPTATITVAFQGHYSRFVDMAQT
- a CDS encoding MarR family winged helix-turn-helix transcriptional regulator, with translation MTATDPALTALSQGWCALSLLHGRIEAHIERALQAGHDLSVREYSLLEVLSRQHDGDGGHLQMKQVADAVVLSQSATTRLVTRLEDRGLLERYLCPTDRRGIYTNVTAAGLKLLDEARPTNDAALREALDEAAGNPDLAPLVRVVETLKTPVPA
- a CDS encoding MATE family efflux transporter — its product is MTQASERSRTDRRRHDREIIALAVPAFGALVAEPLFVMADSAIVGHLGTAQLAGLGIASALLTTAVSVFVFLAYATTAAVSRRVGAGDLQSAIRQGMDGIWLALLLGAAVIAVVLPTAPSLVELFGASDTAAPYAITYLRISALGIPAMLVVLAATGVLRGLQNTRTPLYVAVGGFLTNAVLNVVLVYGAGLGIAGSAWGTVIAQCGMAAVYLWVVIRGAHRHGASLRPDITGIKASAQAGVPLLVRTLSLRAILMIATAVAARLGDADIAAHQIILSLWSLLAFALDAIAIAGQAIIGRYLGAGDTQGARDACRRMVEWGVAVGVVLGLLVVLSRPAFLPLFTGDSAVKDAALPALVIVAASQPVCGVVYVLDGVLMGAGDGPYLAWAMLLTLAVFTPAALLVPAFGGGLTALWAAMTLMMTMRLVTLWLRTRSGRWIVTGATR